One Pararhizobium capsulatum DSM 1112 DNA segment encodes these proteins:
- the ugpB gene encoding sn-glycerol-3-phosphate ABC transporter substrate-binding protein UgpB, which translates to MFKHPLAASATLFAILLALPASAATDLQWWHAMTGANNEVVNQLAKEFNASQSDYTITPVFKGTYPETLNAGIAAFRSKQAPAIIQVFDAGSGVMMGAEGAILPAAEVLQKGGFTFDKSQYLAGIVAYYSKPDGTMLSFPYNSSSPILYYNKDIFAKAGLDAENPPKTWPEVFEAAKKIKTGGAAPCGLTSTWLTWIQTENLAAWNNVAYGTNQNGLGGNDVKLEFNTPLFVQHFQSIADLAKDGTFRYGGRTSEAKQLFMSGECAILTESSGGLGDIIKSGVKYGIGQLPYYEGHGPQNTIPGGASLWVFGGKSDEEYKGVAQFFNFLSQTKIQALLHQVSGYMPVTNAAYEETKKSGFYDKNPGRETPILQMMGKAPTDNSKGVRLVNLPQVRDIMNEEFEAMLAGKQDAKAALDKAVERGNAAIAEAIGN; encoded by the coding sequence ATGTTCAAGCATCCTTTGGCCGCATCGGCTACCCTTTTTGCCATATTACTTGCATTGCCAGCCAGCGCTGCCACCGATCTACAATGGTGGCATGCGATGACGGGCGCCAACAATGAAGTCGTCAACCAACTTGCCAAGGAATTCAACGCGAGCCAAAGCGACTATACGATCACGCCAGTGTTTAAGGGAACTTATCCCGAAACATTGAATGCAGGGATCGCCGCGTTCCGTTCTAAACAGGCCCCTGCGATCATACAAGTTTTCGACGCGGGAAGCGGCGTAATGATGGGGGCCGAGGGTGCCATCCTCCCGGCTGCGGAGGTGCTACAGAAAGGCGGCTTCACTTTCGACAAGTCGCAATATCTTGCCGGAATCGTCGCTTACTACTCAAAGCCCGACGGTACCATGCTGTCTTTCCCCTACAATTCCTCTTCTCCGATCCTCTACTACAACAAGGATATTTTTGCCAAAGCCGGACTCGACGCGGAAAACCCGCCAAAGACATGGCCCGAGGTGTTCGAAGCCGCCAAGAAGATCAAGACGGGTGGCGCGGCCCCGTGCGGTCTCACGTCCACATGGCTAACCTGGATTCAGACGGAAAACCTTGCGGCCTGGAACAACGTCGCCTATGGCACCAATCAGAACGGTCTGGGTGGAAATGACGTCAAACTCGAGTTCAACACGCCACTCTTTGTTCAACATTTCCAATCGATCGCCGATCTCGCGAAGGACGGCACGTTCCGCTATGGCGGACGGACGTCGGAGGCCAAACAGCTGTTCATGTCGGGCGAGTGCGCAATCCTGACGGAATCGTCCGGAGGACTCGGCGATATAATCAAGTCCGGTGTCAAGTATGGCATCGGCCAGCTGCCGTACTACGAAGGACACGGTCCGCAGAACACGATTCCGGGCGGTGCTAGCCTATGGGTCTTCGGCGGCAAGAGTGACGAGGAATACAAGGGGGTTGCCCAGTTCTTTAATTTCCTCTCCCAGACTAAGATCCAGGCCCTCCTGCATCAAGTCTCGGGCTACATGCCGGTCACCAACGCAGCCTATGAGGAGACCAAGAAATCCGGTTTCTACGACAAGAACCCAGGCCGCGAAACGCCGATCCTGCAGATGATGGGCAAGGCGCCGACCGACAACTCCAAGGGGGTGCGCCTCGTTAATCTTCCTCAAGTACGGGATATCATGAACGAAGAATTCGAGGCGATGCTTGCCGGCAAGCAAGATGCAAAAGCCGCCCTCGATAAGGCCGTCGAGCGCGGCAATGCGGCGATCGCCGAAGCGATCGGCAACTAG
- a CDS encoding IS5 family transposase, translated as MRGSDIQTAGLFSYVSCEARVPTSHPLRAIRAIVDEALEVLSPDFEAMYSAIGRPSIPPEKLLRALLLQAFYTIRSERQLMEQMDYNLLFRWFVGLSMDAPIWDVTVFTKNRERLLAGDIAAKFLAALLSQPRVKALLSDEHFSVDGTLIEAWASMKSFKPKDETDGDGDDNNGSGADANKPAKATARNPERDFHGEKRSNATHASTTDPDARLYKKARGQAAKLCHMGHVTLENRNGLVVDATLTHATGTAEREAALDMVGRMDGRHRITLAADKAYDTADFVAALRDIKVTPHVAQNTANRRSAIDGRTTHHPGYAVSQRIRKRIEEVFGWAKTSGGMRKTRHRGKDRVGWMFTLTATAYNLVRLPKLLTTA; from the coding sequence ATGCGGGGCAGTGATATCCAGACGGCGGGTCTGTTTTCTTATGTGAGCTGCGAAGCACGCGTTCCGACAAGCCATCCGCTGCGGGCAATCCGCGCGATTGTCGACGAGGCACTGGAAGTTCTGTCGCCTGATTTCGAGGCGATGTATTCAGCGATCGGCCGCCCGTCGATCCCGCCGGAGAAGCTTCTGCGCGCCCTGTTGTTGCAGGCTTTCTACACGATCCGCTCGGAGCGCCAGCTCATGGAGCAGATGGACTACAATCTGTTGTTCCGATGGTTCGTCGGCTTGTCGATGGACGCGCCGATCTGGGACGTCACCGTGTTCACCAAGAACCGTGAGCGACTCCTGGCTGGCGACATCGCCGCCAAGTTCCTGGCCGCATTGCTGAGCCAGCCGCGAGTTAAGGCTCTCTTGTCAGACGAGCACTTCTCGGTGGACGGCACCTTGATCGAAGCCTGGGCCAGCATGAAGAGCTTCAAGCCCAAGGACGAGACTGATGGTGACGGTGATGACAACAACGGCTCCGGCGCTGACGCGAACAAGCCCGCAAAGGCTACGGCACGCAACCCTGAGCGGGATTTCCACGGCGAGAAGCGCAGCAACGCAACTCACGCGTCGACCACCGACCCGGATGCCAGGCTTTACAAGAAGGCCCGTGGGCAGGCGGCCAAGCTTTGCCACATGGGCCACGTCACCCTGGAAAACCGCAACGGGCTGGTTGTCGACGCCACGCTGACCCATGCGACAGGAACCGCAGAGCGCGAGGCTGCACTGGATATGGTGGGCCGCATGGATGGTCGTCATCGCATCACATTGGCTGCAGACAAAGCCTACGATACGGCAGACTTCGTTGCCGCCTTGCGGGATATCAAGGTGACGCCACACGTTGCTCAGAACACGGCGAACCGACGCTCAGCCATCGATGGTCGTACCACCCATCACCCCGGCTACGCTGTCAGTCAGCGCATCCGAAAACGCATCGAAGAGGTATTCGGCTGGGCCAAGACCAGCGGCGGAATGCGCAAGACCCGCCATCGCGGAAAGGATCGCGTCGGTTGGATGTTCACCCTGACAGCGACGGCTTATAATCTGGTGAGGCTGCCAAAGCTGCTGACGACGGCATAA